Genomic segment of Drosophila takahashii strain IR98-3 E-12201 chromosome X, DtakHiC1v2, whole genome shotgun sequence:
AAGCGATCAATTTTCGAATATGTATATCAATCGCACAATTTATGTCCCAATGGCAAGTCCCTTGCCAgccattattataatatatgcTGATCGTAACCGGGGCATTTGTCAGAGATTATTCGATGGAAATCCGAACTTGACAAATGCCAAGTGAAATGGGCTGGGAGATGGAATGCAAAGCATTCGATTTCAATATCAACCCGTTCACTCCAGGGGGCGGGACGAGTTGACATTTCCAGGGGGTTTTCAAGTTCAGTCCAAGGGAATGTCCTCCCGAAATCGCATAGGAATTCCTCAACAAAaaggaagagagagagagcaatcTCACCTTCAATATTGAAAGGTGCTGCCCAAAGGTGGTTGTTCAATCGGTACACAGCAAGAAgtaagatttaatttaatcttaGCTGGTATATTATATggaatgcaaatgaaatgtGAACAACTTGTAATTtgctaaagattttaaaaaatctgcgGTGAATATAGATTTTCTTCGAAATGGCATAACATTAATTAAGATAGATTTTTGGAAAAGAGCCAGCGAAAAAAATGccaatataaaatgtttaaagctcattaataaatacaattttagttaaaaatgtaatacttaaaTGGGTACACTTTCGCTGTTATCCTTAGAATTGTATTTTCATTTACCCACATGGAATATAAATTTCCTGGGGGATTTACAGATGGGTTGTTCAgctaaaaatcattttaaaataataattaataggaatagaattttttccagtgATCTGGGAGAGGTTACCCTCCAGAGAGCGAGAGTTCTTCAGCGAGGTGAGCACGCAACGTTGCGTGCGAGGGGAGAATCAGTCACTTTTCGTCTGCTGCAACGACAGGACGTGTTTTTCCCTGCAATCGCGAGCAggagaatttttcaaaattacaattttgatTTGCCCAACAACCGTCTCGTTACGCCTTCATTTTTTTAccgtgcaaaaaaaaaaccaaaattatatACGACATTTTTTGATTGTGAAACGATGCAACTCTGCTGAACTTtggataaacaaaaaagaacgcGAAGTTATTCGCTCGccagaaaatacaaataaaaaggtAAAGATAAGTGAAGTGTCTGAACtggaatatgaaaaacatgTGTGCATATTTTTCGGCTAAATgttcattaaaaatgcattaaagcAGAAGTGTCTGGGAAGCgggctttaattaaaaacacccCATAAAAATCGCCAGAAATTGTATAAATTGTGCGCGTGCGATTTTGGGTTATGTGAGTTGGGCtctcgtttgggtttgggtttgggctaTGGGTTAATGGGTTTTCGAACTCGGGGTTCTCGGCCAAGTGCTCGAGTGCTCTTCAGACCAAAACGAGAGCGGCGGCTGCAAAATGCGCAAAAATGCTAGCACGCATCCTATCCCGAAACCCATCCCCTCCTCCGGATTCGGATCCCGATCCCCCTCATCGGCACATTCACTCGAGTGGCCAGAGATCGACACCACTGGAGGATGGGGCAGCGGAATAGGCAGAGTGTGCCGGCACCACCATTTTGCTTTGACCCACACAGGGAAAAATATCTCTTTTGGATACAATCCATTTTTAACGGTCCtgtaaatactttttataaatatcattaaaaaaaattttttttgtttgttttttgggaATTAGAATATAATAACGAATTAATTGTTAAGGTTAGTACTTTCATATCATGTATACATTCAAGTAAATACTCTTGAGGGAAGTACATTGGCAGGATTTAACTTCCTAAGAGGGATCCAACCAAACTTAgtgctaaaaaatttttttgtttttgttttttgcgaatatccaattattttttaaggccactactttcatatcaaatacacgtttttataaatactttaGAGGAAAGTAGATTGGCaggatttaaatttttaagaggGGTCCAACAAATAAACGCCAAAatttagtaataaaaaaaaaattttttttttttttggggaattAAAGTATAATGTTGAATTAATTGTTAAGGTTAGTTCTTTCCCatcatatatacatttttataaatactcTAAAGGGAAGTATATTGGCAGGATCTCGATTTCTAAGAGGTTTTCAACTTTGTAGGTTGCAAATAAAGGCCGAAATTTAAAGCTAATTTGGTGGATATTTTCTCCCTGTGCCGGCGCACCACCCGAGCACACGGTGCCAGGTTCGAGGCGAAACCTTGGGCTGAATCGCAGCTGGAGGGCAGGGCGATGAGAAACCAGAGGCCGAGAAATCCGAATTCGCGAAGCTTTAGCGCGCTTTTCCTTTGTTTCCGGGGCTCTTTGTGCCTGCTCAATTGTTCGCAAGGACAAGCGGAACCAGAAACTCCTTGCGGAAATCAGGAGGCTGCCCTTCAGCTGTGCAAATCGAATCAAATCCTTGCCGAAATCCCGAAGGAAACCCCTGCGAAACTCGTTTCGCGACAAGTTAGTCGGGTTTTCGCTGCTTGCTTTTTTTCTTCAGTCCCCTTAAGAAGTTTTGCAAATAGACAATCGCAATCGCTAACTAGCCCTATATTTTTGCCACTTTCCAGATATCCAGGTATCTTGACGTAGCCACCGAAGGAGCGACAGACAGCAGCTGGCAAGATGCTTAAGTGGGCTGTCAACCAGCCGCGAAACTCGTATTTGGCCAAGGAGCTGGTCCTGGGAAAGGGATTGGAAACGGGATCGGAAACAGGACCAAAACCCGAGGTCGTAAGCTCCAGCTACAGCGAGTTCCACGCCCTGCGCGGCAAGCTGAAGAGGAAGTCGCTCGGTTTGACGCAGGGCAAGGAGAACCAGCTGACCTCCACTCCGCTGCCGAGCTCCCTGACCCTCGGCACCCGCACTCCACTGCTCAAGGACCTCAGCAACATCCTGGCCACGCCACCACCGCCATCAGGAGCATCAGGAGttccaacagcagcagctgctcctctCAAGTTCGCCTGCACCCTGCCCACCTTCGAGGCGGAGTACTCGCCCAATGCCGCCGTCATCCCTGGCTCCCTGATCGCCCTGCGTGGCGTGGGCATCCCGGACAGCTACTTCGAGAAGCCCCGCTACCTGGAGCAGAAGCCTCTGCCCCATCCCGTTGTTCCTGCCCCCGCACAGACCACTCTGAGCTCCAGCCAGATGGGCGATGTCACCCTGGAGCGCATGATCGATGCCATCCTGGAGAGCAACCGCAAGGGGCATCTGCGCCAGCCCAGGCAGCATCTCCGCCAGCGGCACAGGCAACAGGTGCTCCGGAGCAGCCACAGCCAGTCAGCCATCCAGACCCACTCGCCCACCTATCGACCTGCCTTCGATCCGGCCAGCGATCTGTGCGAGTACTGGAAGTCGCCCTCGCGCAGGGACTCCCTTCCCGCCGATGGCTTCGAGGAGCGGGAGGTGTGCTCCCCCGCCTCCAATCTGAATCCCCATCCCAATCCCAGCCAGAGCCTGGGAAAGAGACACTCCCTGCAGCTGCGCAGGCAGCGGGTGGTGCGGCGCAAGCGCAAGATCACCACCAAGATCTCCTCCAGCGTCAGGCAGTCGGCGCAGAAGCTGCTGGCGGCAGCCAGGTCGGGATCCGGAGTGCCCAGCCACCGGAGCAGCCAGAAGAGGCGCCACATCAGCCCGGACAGCGGGCACAACTCCACCAGCGACTTcgaggaggagctggtggCCATGGGATCCTTCGGCGGGCGGGCGGAGGCGGGCACCAAGCGGCGACTGAGCTTCTCCTTCGCCGAGGATCTGTTCGTGGACAAGTGATGGTGTTACTTTTTGACTATTGTTCGGTTACAactaaatccattttttttgagGGGCTAAAAGCGCAGCATTGCCTTGGAATCCGTATGCTAAAACAGATCCTATAATTATCTAagaatcctttttttttgagtaataaaaaactgatttgaaaaacaagtttgtactttttctaattttttattgggCGAACATAACATTCGTTTTTATAAGGTACCTATAAAAACTGAAGGTATgacacacaaacaaaactgTTTCCTTGTTAGCGTTAGATAAGTACAACCATTAATTAGGGATAAACGGCCCTTCTTGGACTACTTCTTTGCCGGGGATTACTTGGCAATATTTCAGCTATCTTTTGGGGTAAAAACTGGATTCTCACGGATCCCAGTTACGCGTTCCGCCCTTGAATTCATCATCGTGACTGGGACATTGGCGGACGGCGACTTTTGAGCTGCGACTGGGTAATGGCAGGGTATACAGGGTGCACAGGATATGTCGAGGGTGGCAGTAAAAATGTTGCGGCATATCCTGTGCGTCCTTTTACACGGCACTTATCACGCACCTGTGCACCACCAAATGGCGAACCACCGACAGGCTACAAAACGGTgggcatttgcataaatttgcatAGAATCGACCAAATTCTACGCTCGAATTGTATCGCAGGCTTACGGCCAGGATTCGAGGTCCTTGTTAACTGTACCCGGGATCTAGGAGAGCGACCCACCGATCCATAACTGCACGGAGAGAAAAAGCACTCTAAAATAAGAATTCGAATctttaattcaattcaagTCTGTGGAGAAACATACAtagaatttcttaaaatttttaaatatttttaaaagtattaattGTAAAATTCTACTAGTAAGAAATCGATCTTCTGTGGAGAAACATTGacactaattttaatttccaccatttcatggaatttattgaaattttaatatatttttataggtattaattgtaatattttttccagtgcatctAAGAACTGTGACTCGGCGACTTACCGACCCATAACTAAGTTATGCCAGTTATATGTTAGCCGATCATGAATGGGTGGAAAAGTACATACagacatatataaatatatggttTGATCCTGCAAAGCCATCTGGCGGAAAAGCGGAATGTAGAATTGGAACAAGGATTTCTGTAGAGGACCCAAGACCATTAAATCATGTATAACTAGGCAACGATTAGATCCTAAAGCATTTCAAAGTAACGAAAGAAATAAAATCTCTTttcataataatatatttaaaaatatatatttttctttgtcatttaaaatctttacataatttttaaaaattttattagaccTTATATAATTTCCCTCTGCCGTAGGTATTAGTATGCTTGTAAGATGCCCATTAAATAGTTCTATGAAAATACAAGGATTTCTGTAGAGGACCCAAGACCATTAAATCATGTATAACTATGCAACGATTAGATTCTTAGGCATTTCATAGTAACGAAATGGATaaaatctctttagataataatatttatctttctttgccattaaaaatctttacataatttttaaaaattttattagaccGTATATAATTTTCCTCCGCCGTAGGTATTAGTATGCTTGTTAGATGACCATTAAATAGTTCTATGAAAATACCTTGCACCATTGTTTAGTCCTGTTCCTGTTGGCGATCCTTGTTTTCGTTTCTGTCGCAGCTCGGATGCTATGCATTGATCCATTGTCGGGCTGCTGCCTccgtttttcattttctctGCTCAATTGAGTTCAGCCAGCTGCCCAAGAAACTGAATCGCATCCCGGCCTGAACTCGAGTTGAAGATGAATTGAGAGTGGAGGTGGAGGAGTACTCTGATTCTCTCCCTACCTCTCTTGCCAAATGTCACATAAGAACAGGATCAGGATCGGGATCGGCATAAGGATCTGGATCGGGATCTCGAGCaggcggaggcggaggcgcAAAAACACCTTTCCGAAAAGTGCGCCAAAAGGGAATATGCGAGAATACCGAGCACGAGTCAATGGCAAACACAAAAGGAGGAATGGGGAATGGGAATCGGAATAAGGACGAGAACAAGGAGCAGGCCCAAGAAAAAGGACACAAAATCGCATCGTGGCATGCGTCGGCGGATGAGGAGGGCGGGGAGGGGGAGTCCTCGGGGACAGCTGTCGTCGCAAACACCAACGCAAATATGCACTGAAATTTATGCCATTTTTTACGATCACTTTCTATATTATGGGGTAAAAAAGTGTCCATAAACTGcatacaaaataaatcaaacaataacaattgaTAAGATATAAAATGACTTCGTAAAAGGATTCCCCATATAATATAGAGATTATATTATGTGTTGTAATATACTAAAAAAAGtagtatacatttttgttgatttcttttgatttttttaaattattaatgaaTTATAATTATGATTACTACGTAGGCTacaaacaagttttttacTCCCTGtgttaattttgattttaaattccaCCTTacttttctttcagtgcaaaCAGCGTTTAGCGGGGGAGAAGCGCCGCCGTCTAAGGATCTAAGGAGGCAAGGATAAATAGAAGCAGGGAAAAGAAGTTCAAGGAGTTGCTCAAGTGCTGCCACATGTTGCCGTTGTAAATTGGACAACAATTGACGGCCTAATAGGGTTAAGTGCCGGAAATTACGCGAACCAAAAGTGGCAGAAACTGCGAATTCAAGCAGGCTACTCTAGACTTTATAAAATGTGATCTAATTTATACTCTTATTGCCTCtacaaaaacataattttgatACTTTCTTAAATGTATGTATTCCAACTTAAAGatctattttaaataataattcaaatttctACCATAAGAAACCCAATCCTTTATAAACATTCTAGAGTTCTGAACTCTAAATTAATTATAGAGGGTAAAATTGTGCAATTCCCTTggtaaatgaaataaaatgatcTCTAATGGAGTGAATTGGAAAGATTCTCATCTCTGGAGAGTGCCTAAAACTGATAACGATCATTAGCGAAGCTGTGAGATGACAAGGTTCAAGATGCCGAGCGAACTCAATCAACGTCAGGGgaatggatatgggatatagACGGGAGGATATTCAGGAAGGGAAGGAAAGCAGAATGAATCGCAACTGTCAATAAATGGAGCACTCTGGAGGGGAAGAGTCCTGCGAGATACAAAGCCTCTAATCCCATATGACGTGAGCAATAAGTAATAAGTGGAAGTGGCCCAAAAACCAGACCAGATCAGGGGAGGATCGGCGAGGAAATTGCCAACTATTTGTATTTGTCAAAGGCTCTGATTTCACGGCACCAAGAAAATCCAGATCCTCGACGATTAATCAATGTGACGTGAGTgccgctctctctttctcgctcGCTCTTTTCAGGACAACATCTTGAGTTGGTTTGCGCGCCAAACGAATGTCCTGTAAAATTCCTTTTTGGGCTGAGATTTTCAAGTCATCTTGGGGATCCCAATTCAAACCAAAATACTCGCACTTTCTTCGGGGATGAGAGAGgtcaggatcaggatcaggagTCGGGCCACACCGCAGGATCAAACAATCCAATCGATTTGCATAGCCCGGCAGCCAAAGGGTTGTCCTCGATCTACAGATCTCCTGATCTCCAGATTGCGATACCGATTGCTTATGTAAATGTTGTTTGCCCGACAAACTTTAGCTCTCGGCACAATGCCAAATGCAAACTAATAGATACATTCTTATTGCCGTCCATTCCGGGGGTAATTAAGAATCTTTACGGTCAGCCAAaaggatcaggatcaggatgCTGCCGTGAAAGGACCGAAAGGAGTGAAGGGAGGGGCCTGGACTTTCGGTAAGCACTTAAGCCAATTTGATGTGAACTGAACTTTTGCGGCTTTGTTTACCTTGAGGTTTAGTTCTAACGCCTCGAGCcggaatttaaaatgaaatttattcatttaagtACTTCAGAAGCTGTTGACTAGACTATTAAATGGCCTCAACGCTTGTAAAATTATCCAGCATGCCAGTAAatctggaaaatattttaaaacttattaatattatttagaaaaataagttgCATGAAGCAAGAAATTacacgaaaaatattaaataaataaatatagtgttttgttttaaaaaaaggcgATTAATagtattaataattatttaataaattttaagtattaACTCTCCTCCATTTTAGACCATTTTGTTAGACATAGAAAGCCATCAATCCAATACTTACTAAGTACAAAACTAAAAATCTCTAAATTACCATTTCCAAACTAGTACctacataattaaattggttcttTCTTTGGGCTAATTTAAAAGATACTTATCTGAATCCATGCTGCGATTTGAATATATGTACGCCAAACATTACGttctaaaagaaataaaaatcgttTTATAAAATCAGTTGTTTCAGGTACAATTTAGCGAATGTTAAATGATTGTGTCTTCTGATTCCAATGCTATTCCCCCTGCTGATTTTCGGTCATCACTCGCCCAAGCAGATCCCTTGCCAGGATGCGGAAACGCTGCCGTGACTGCTGGCTTAGGGATTGGACGAAGGGCACCAGTTCCCTTACGTAGATTAAGTCAGGATCGTTGGAATTCAAATCCGGATATGGGGGAATATCCATTGATGGCGCTGCAGGCGGAAAGGGAGGAAGATCCGCCCCCAGGGTCAGGGCAAGTTCCACCTTGGGGTCCCACAACCAGTTCTCGGAGCCCAACTGCCTGGCCATCTCCTCGTCCATATCCAGACCGGTTTCCATACTGTCCAGCACCACAAATAGATGCTCCGCCACCTCAAAGTGGAGACCACCAGAGTGGCAGAGCACCGGCGCCACTTCCTTTTCCTTTGGCCTCAAGAAGACCTCGCGCATGAACTCCATTTCCTCGAAGTACCGCCAACGGCATCCTCCCACGCGGCGGCGCACCTCGGTGCGATAATTCCCGCGGAGACCCTTCCACAGGCGCTTGCACTCCTCCACGCAGCACCTCATCGCCTGGCCCACCGCTGGCCAATCGAGGAGCATCTTGGGACGCCGGACGGCAAAGTTAATGCGGGTGTCCCAGATCGACGGGCGCTTGGAGATCTCCGCGAGGAGACGGCTCTTGTCCACTCTGCAGCGTTTGGAGGGCATCACAGGTGTCTTCTCAGATCAAAAAGTTGGAACGCCTGTTCGATATTTcctaagtttattatttttttagctcaACATATGTTTTTTGACGTGACTTATCTGCCTTATCGATAGCTTTTTGGCAACAATGCTGCCCATAATAATCGGTTTAAAAATGCTGCCAAAGCGTCAAGTGGTCAAGTTTAATTTATACTTCCAATTAGAAGAACATTCTAATTGTATTTGATTGAAATTAAAACTACGTTAAACAAATTGTGTATTAATTAAGAGGCATACAAGGAACacctataaaaataatattccatcTAAATGCATTCTAATCAGCATTGCCAATCTCATAAAGCAATGTAATGTCCCACATA
This window contains:
- the LOC108068611 gene encoding uncharacterized protein, with product MLKWAVNQPRNSYLAKELVLGKGLETGSETGPKPEVVSSSYSEFHALRGKLKRKSLGLTQGKENQLTSTPLPSSLTLGTRTPLLKDLSNILATPPPPSGASGVPTAAAAPLKFACTLPTFEAEYSPNAAVIPGSLIALRGVGIPDSYFEKPRYLEQKPLPHPVVPAPAQTTLSSSQMGDVTLERMIDAILESNRKGHLRQPRQHLRQRHRQQVLRSSHSQSAIQTHSPTYRPAFDPASDLCEYWKSPSRRDSLPADGFEEREVCSPASNLNPHPNPSQSLGKRHSLQLRRQRVVRRKRKITTKISSSVRQSAQKLLAAARSGSGVPSHRSSQKRRHISPDSGHNSTSDFEEELVAMGSFGGRAEAGTKRRLSFSFAEDLFVDK
- the LOC108068616 gene encoding uncharacterized protein, encoding MPSKRCRVDKSRLLAEISKRPSIWDTRINFAVRRPKMLLDWPAVGQAMRCCVEECKRLWKGLRGNYRTEVRRRVGGCRWRYFEEMEFMREVFLRPKEKEVAPVLCHSGGLHFEVAEHLFVVLDSMETGLDMDEEMARQLGSENWLWDPKVELALTLGADLPPFPPAAPSMDIPPYPDLNSNDPDLIYVRELVPFVQSLSQQSRQRFRILARDLLGRVMTENQQGE